The sequence GCGCGTCTGCGATTGCCTGTTCGACTTCGGCCTGTGGGATACTAGCGCTTTGCATGACTGCTTCCGCGTCTTCCGCCAGCTTGTGCTTTTCGGCGAGAGACAGCGAGCCGTCGGTCATGGCGTCCGCGAGGTCATCGGCCAGCTTCTGCACTACTGCAGGGTCAGGCTTAGTCGCACCGTCGGCCATGGCCATAAGCGAATTCTTCAAGTCGTCTTTTTGCCGCTGGGTCACCTGCGATCCTTGTTTGATGGCGGTTAAGTCCGACTTCAGTTGGGTGAGATTGCCTTGCTGCTGTTCACTGAGGTGGGTCCCCGTCGGCTTTTCTCTCTCACCTCTTGCCCGAGTCGGGGGTGTGGCGCGCGCGGGCTCGTCCGCCGGGAGGGTGCGTTCTCTGGCCTTTAGCGGCAGGTTGCGTTGCTCTGGTTCTCGATGCATGCCGCCTTGAGAAAACGGAGGACGCAATTGTCCTTCTGCGGAAGAAGTGAGTCCGATAGCAAGAAGCACTGTCATTACAGTCTTTGTTCTTTGTCGTATGTCCATGGCTTGTTGTTCCTCGGGTTCAAGAATGTTGTCTGTGAATCTGTTCAGGTTACGATAACGATGGTCTCCGTTCATGCCACGAGGTGTGGGTTTCATAGGCGTGCCCGACTTGGAGAACGGTGGCCTCGTCGAAGGGTTTGCCGACGATCTGCAATGCGAGCGGCAGACCGGATGCGCTGAACCCGCACGGCACGGTCAGTGCCGGTTGACCGGTCAGATTAAAAGGACAGGTCGCGGAGATCAGCGCCGCCATCAGGCTCACTTCCTTGCCGTTGATGGTGACGGAGCGGGCATCGTGCGGCGGTGGTGGAACCAATTCGCCTGGGGTCAGGAGCACATCTACTTTGGCACAGGCGGTCAGCATGTCGCGGCGGAATTGGGCTTTGGCATGCTGGGCGTTGATGTAGTCGGTCGCCAGCGTGCCTTTGCCGCGTTCGAGAAATTTGCGCACTGTCGGTCCGTAGTCTTCCGCCTGCCGCGACAAATAGGGCGCGTGCCAGGCATTGGCCTCGCCGTTGAGGATGGGGAGCGCGATGCGCGTCCAAGCATCGTCCAGCGGCGGCAGCGCCACTTCTTCGATGTGTGCACCTAAGTCAGCCAACGTCTGGACGGCGGTATCGAAAGCGGCTTTGACTTCCGGGTCGGTGTACTCCGGGAAAAACCGAGTGGGGATGCCGAGGGTCAGCCCGGCGATGTCGCCAGTGAGCTTGGCGGTATAGTCGGACACTGGCGCTTCGCTCGAACCGAAATCGCGCGGATCGTGTCCGGCCACAGCTTGGAGCATGAACGCTGCGTCTTTGACGGTTCTGGTCATGGGGCCGATGTGGTCGAGCGACCACGCCAGCGGTATGACGCCATAGAGGCTGACGCGTCCGTGCGTGGCTTTCAGTCCGACAATGCCGCAGAACGCGGCGGGAATGCGAATCGACCCGCCGGTGTCGGTGCCGAGTGAACCGGCACAGAGTCCCGCCGCAACTGCCGCACCGGACCCGCTGCTCGATCCGCCCGGATTCCGCTCCAATGCCCAGGGGTTGTTCACGCGACCGAAATAAGTGCTGGGGCTGATAGTGGCGAACTCGTTCATGTTGAGCTTGCCGAGCAACACCGAGCCAGCCGTTGTGAGTCGTTCGATGGTGGCCGCGTCGTGGTTCGGGACGTTATCTTTCAGCACTTTCGAGGCACAGGTGGTGGCGATGCCGTTGGTCGCAACGATGTCCTTATGCGCCAGGGGAACCCCATGCAACGGACCGAGGTAGCGGCCTTGGCGCATCGCGGCTTCGGCGGCTTTCGCCTCTTGCAGCGCCCGCTCGCCGGTGACCGTCAGATAACTGTTCAGTTTGGCATTGAGACTGTGGATGCGATCGAGATAGGCTTGCGTGACCTCGACCGGAGACACCGTCCCCTTCCGCAGCTCCTCCGCTAACTGGGCAATCGACAAGAAACACATGTCATCAGTTCTCATGAGATCCCCTCCTTTGGCGTTGGAATGTACCACAATGCGGGGCGGGGAGAAAACGATGAACGATGAATGCTGAATGATGAATGGAGAAGGAGGCGGTGAGTAGTTTTTAGTTGGTAGTTTGTAGTCTCGATCACTCAGCACTCATTACTCAGCACTCTCCTCGCCGCCTTGACAGTGTTTTGCGCCGGTGCCAGGATGCCGCCGGTACTTTTCCCAAGGAGGGTTGCCGTGAATTACGTCCACGAGTTCCTCGGTCGCCGCGCCGGACTGCTCAGCGAACCGCTGCTATCCATGATCGCCGCCCAGGCGGAGCAAGCGGATCGCACCCGCAGCGTCGATCCCGCCGTGATTCAGGCCATCAAGAAGACGGATATCATGCACCTGTCGGCCACCCGCAATATCGGCGGTGTCGAGGCTAGCATCACCGCCATGGCGCAGGAGCTGGCAGCGGTGGCTGGCTGCTGCGCTTCGACGGCGTGGTGTTTGTGGAATCATCTGTGCGTGTTTCATTTCATCTGCGCTCAACTGGGTCCAGCCGGAATCGAGACTCTGAAGAGGATAGTCGCCGGGCATGAATGGGTCAGCTTTCCCGCCGGTGCCGGCACCAGCGTGCGCGGGCGACGCCACGGGGACAACGTCATCCTCAATGGTCGCGCCAGTTTCGCCACCGGGTCGCGCTATGGCGAGTGGGCCGCGTGCTTGTTTGCCCTAGAGCCGGAGACTCCGCCGCCGCCCGGCACTAGGCCGGACCTCCGCTTCACCGTCGTCCGCACGGATGCCCCGGGGGTGTCTATCGACCCGACCTGGATGGCGATGAGTTTGCGCGCCTCGGCCACGGATCACATCGACTACAAAGATGTGACCGTGCCGCTGTCGTTATTGCGGACTTTCAAGGTGGACTTCCGCCAGCAATTCCGCGACCCGGCTACGGAGGTGGTCGCGCACCGCTACCGCGAAGATTGGGTGGCGATCTCCGTGCTGTGGCTAGCGGCGCAAACCATCGGTGTCGCCGAGGCTGCGCTCGTGGAAGCCTGCGACGAGTTGAGAGATCGGGTGGCGATTTTTGGCGTCAAAGTGGCCGAGCGTCCAGCTGTGCAACTGCACATCGGTCAGGCTGGAGCCGCGCTCGCTTCGGCCAGGGCAGCGATGGAAGCCGGGTGTGCGGAGACCGACGCCCGCATTGCCGCCGGCATTACGCCGACCGAGGCCGATTACCTGCGTCAGCTCGGGTACAGCATCGTCGCCGTTCGCCTGTGCGGCGAAGTCATGCAACACCTGCTGCAAGTGCAAGGCGGCAACGGCTTGCGCGAAGGCGAATCGTTCGAGCGTCGCTACCGGGACTTTCAAGCCATGCAGATCCACATCAACGCCCATCCCGACCGGGTCGCCGAACTCGTGGGTAAGTACTTGCTCGGTAAAACCATCGACTCACCGTTTCAATAATCCCTCCCCAGCAAAAACCCATACTGCTGCAGAATCGCCTGCCCCTCGGCGGACAGTACTAAAGCGACGAACGCCTCGGCGGCGGCGCGATTGGGCGCATCTGTAGTGAGGGCGATGGGATAGGCAGCGAGCTGGTTATAGGCGTCGGGGATCGGCACGGTCAGCACCTCGTCGCGCACCTTGGCCGTAACATCGGAGACGTAGACGATACCGGCGTCGGCCTCGCCGAGCTGCACTTTAGTGACAACTTGTTTTACGTTGTCCTCTTCCGAGACGATATTGTCCAGCACGCGCCGGGCGAAGTCGGAGCCGTAGTCGGCGGTGGCGCGTTGAATCGCCTGGCGACTGTAATTCCCCACCGGGGCCGTGGCGTTGGCGAGGTCGAGCTTCAGCCCTGGCGCGGCGAGATCGCGAAAGGTCATGACCTGAGCCGGATTGGTCTTAGGCACGATGACGACGAGGTGATTCCGAGCGAAGACCGGCGCTGTTTCCTGCATCACCGCACTTTTCCTGGCCAGATCCATCTGCAGCAGGTCCGCTGTGGCGAACAGATCCGCCCGCGCCCCATTTTCGAGCTGCGTGCGCAACAGTTGCGAGCCGCCGAAATTAAAGCGCACTGTCAGCCCGGGGTGGACCGACTCCAGATTTTGGCCGAGAGCAGTGAACGCCTCCGTCAACGACGCGGCGGCAAACACCGTCAGCTCCCCGGTTACGGGCGACAGCTCTCCTCGGGCAAAGAGAGGACAGACAACCAATCCCAGGACCAACATGAATCTCATCCACATGAGTGAACCTCCTAATCCCAATCCCCAACCCCTAATCCCTAGAACCCAGCACCCAATCCCTAACCCCCAATCCTTCCAGCCGTAAAAAATGCACCTGCCCCGACGAAGCGCCGGCCACGACCGTCCGCCCGTCTGGCGCGACCGCGCAACACAGAATGGAATGCTCCGCCGTGAATGTCGCCAGCTCCCGCCCACTACTCAACTCCCACACCTTGAGGGTGTCGTCGTCGGAGCCGGAAATGACGTGGCGGCCATCGGGGGTGACGGTGACGGCGCTGACCGCGTCGCTTGCCCGAGCGAGATGATCTCTCAGCAGCGTTACACCACAATGGGGCACATACAAGCGGCCACACTGCCAGTTTTTGCCTAGCGATAAGATTACCTGACAACTAGGTGTCTAAGGCGGCTGGAAGCCGCTGCCCGAGCGTTTTTTCTATGAAGAGATATTTCTACTCGCCGAGAGCATCCGGTCAAAATTGAGTTGCCACTCAAGGTAGCGTCGTCTTTGAATTTCCTGTTCTCCTCCTAATTCGGCTAGACGAGAATCGGAATAGATCATGATTAAAACCATATGCTTTCGATTTGAATAGAAAAGCCGCCCCAGGTGCTCTACTTTACCGCTAACCGTTGTAGGTAGATTTTTATCGAAGAAAGTAGATCTCACTGATCGTACCTGCCCATCGTCGAGGTAGGCTACATCTTCAAAGAAATCGCCGCTTGGGAAAAACACCGCACTCGACACCACCCCAAAGCCGCTTGGCAGTTCCCAACCGCCGCCGCGCGGCTTAAACTCAAGTACCTCTCCCCTTCCCTTTGATTGATTCACGCCACTAGATATCAATCCTGCATTCGACACGAATCTGAGCGAACTGATTGTAGATCGACAGACGTGGGATTACGGCCTTCCCTCGGTGCTACCGATTCATCGGACGATTCAAGAAGAGGGTGTACCCTTATGAGCGAGGAGAGCACCGAATAAAGTCGCTGCCGCCAAAAGAAGACGAGCAGTAGGACCGTGAGACAAAACTCTGGACGAACAGAGTAGCCGAGAAGGCGATATTGTCATTGCGAGGAG is a genomic window of Deltaproteobacteria bacterium containing:
- a CDS encoding amidase, which encodes MRTDDMCFLSIAQLAEELRKGTVSPVEVTQAYLDRIHSLNAKLNSYLTVTGERALQEAKAAEAAMRQGRYLGPLHGVPLAHKDIVATNGIATTCASKVLKDNVPNHDAATIERLTTAGSVLLGKLNMNEFATISPSTYFGRVNNPWALERNPGGSSSGSGAAVAAGLCAGSLGTDTGGSIRIPAAFCGIVGLKATHGRVSLYGVIPLAWSLDHIGPMTRTVKDAAFMLQAVAGHDPRDFGSSEAPVSDYTAKLTGDIAGLTLGIPTRFFPEYTDPEVKAAFDTAVQTLADLGAHIEEVALPPLDDAWTRIALPILNGEANAWHAPYLSRQAEDYGPTVRKFLERGKGTLATDYINAQHAKAQFRRDMLTACAKVDVLLTPGELVPPPPHDARSVTINGKEVSLMAALISATCPFNLTGQPALTVPCGFSASGLPLALQIVGKPFDEATVLQVGHAYETHTSWHERRPSLS
- the modA gene encoding molybdate ABC transporter substrate-binding protein, producing the protein MLVLGLVVCPLFARGELSPVTGELTVFAAASLTEAFTALGQNLESVHPGLTVRFNFGGSQLLRTQLENGARADLFATADLLQMDLARKSAVMQETAPVFARNHLVVIVPKTNPAQVMTFRDLAAPGLKLDLANATAPVGNYSRQAIQRATADYGSDFARRVLDNIVSEEDNVKQVVTKVQLGEADAGIVYVSDVTAKVRDEVLTVPIPDAYNQLAAYPIALTTDAPNRAAAEAFVALVLSAEGQAILQQYGFLLGRDY